The nucleotide sequence CGAAAACCACGGTCGTAATCTTATGGGCTGTTTCCAGGCTGGCGCCGTTTTTAATGAGGATGCCGTGCTCGGCCCCCTTGCCCGTCCCGACCATGATCGCGGTCGGCGTCGCCAGGCCCAGGGCGCAAGGGCAGGCAATGATCATCACGGCCACGAAGTTGAGCAGGGCCATGGTCAGCGCCGGCCGGGGGCCGAAATCGAACCACAGGACGAAGGTCAGGACGGCGATCGAGATGACGACCGGGACGAAGACGCCGGCGATCCGGTCCGCCAGCCGTTGAATCGGGGCCTTGGAACCCTGGGCTTCTCGGACCAGGCGCACGATCTGGGCCAATGCGGTGTCCCGGCCGACCCGGGTGGCCTGAAACTCGAAGCTGCCCGTCTTGTTCATCGTCGCTCCGATCACCTCTCCCCCGGCTTCCTTGGCCACGGGCAGGCTTTCGCCGGTGATCATGGACTCGTCCACGGCCGACTTGCCTTTGAGCACGACGCCGTCCACGGGAATCCTCTCGCCCGGACGCACCACCAGGATGTCGCCGACAGCGACGTCCCGGACGGGCACTTCGATCTCGCCCGGCCCGCGGACGACATGGGCCGTCGCCGGCTGCAGCCCGATGAGCCTGCGGATGGCGTCCGAGGTGCGGCCTTTAGCCCTCGCTTCGAGCAGGCGCCCAAAAAGAATCAGAGTGATGATCACGGCCGAGGTGTCGAAATAGACGTCGGGCTTCAGACCGCCGCGGGTGAAGAGCGCCGGCGCCACGGTCGCTGCAACGCTGTAGCCGTAGGCGGCGGAAGTGCCGACGGCGACGAGAGTGTTCATATCCGCGGTCCGGTGGCGGAAGGCGGACCAGGCGCCTTGGTAAAAGCGACCGCCGATCCAAAACTGGACCGGGGTGGCCAGGGCCCAGAGGAGAAGAGGCGAGCCCAGCCACGCCGGGAAGCCCGGGATGAGGTGTCCCAAGCTTCCAATCAGGACGGCGGCGCTGAAGGCCAGACCGAAGAGGAACCGGGAGCGGAGCCGCCGCCAATCGCGGTCCCGCAACGCGGCTTCGACGTCCTCCTCCTCGCCCTCGTCGGAGGCTCGGACCACACCATAGCCGGCCGCCTCGATCGCCGCCTCGATCTCGGCCCGCCGGATTTCGTTGGGCAGATACTCGACGGTCGCCCGATTCGTGGCCAAATTGACGGCGGCCGTCAGGACGCCCTTGACGGCGAGCAGGGCTTCCTCGACCCGGCGGACGCAGGACGCGCAGTGGAGGCCCTGGACCGCGATCTCGACCTTGGCCGAGGCCACTTCATAGCCGGCCCGGCGGACGGCCTGAACAAGATCCGCGGCTTTCACCAGCCGGGGCGAGAACAGGACGCTGGCCCGGGCCGAGGCGAAGTTCACCCCGGCTTCGTCCACCCCTTCGATGTCGGATAAGGCCCGCTCGACGGAACGGGCGCAATTGGCGCAGCTCATCCCCGTGACCGGAATCTCAAGGCGGGTCGCTCCGGGGGCGGCGGGATTCTTCTCCCGCGGGGTAGGGGGTGCCATGGGCTCCCGGGAACCCGTCCGATATTTCTCGGGATCGATAGCCATGTTGAACCTCCTTAGCGCCGAGCCCGGAAGCGGCCCAGTACGTCCACGATCTCCGCGATCTTCCGATCCTGGTCGTCCCGGTCACGTCCGGCCAGCGAGTCGCGGACGCATGTCCGCAGGTGCCGGGCCAGGATGTTCTCCTCGACCTTGGCCAGCGCGCCGGCGATGGAGCGGATCTGGGTCAGGATGTCGATGCAATAGCGCCCGTCATCGACCATCTTCCGGACGCCCTGGACCTGGCCTTCGATCTTGCGCAGACGGCCGGCGTCGTCCGAGGGGGGCTTGGGTGGGTGGGTCATGGGATTCTCCTCGCCCATTATACCATACCCCCCTATAGTATATGCACGAGTCGGACGCATCCCCTCCCGACCGGCCAAGGAGTCCGAGCCGCACGACTTCCTCTTGCTCGGCCTCCAGGTCCACCTGATGGCCGGAGCGAGGTCCGACTTCGGGACGAAATTCTTGATCGCCGGCGGCATTTCCTACTAACCGGGCATCTGATAGAATACCCGCCCGGTCGGATCTCCTCTGTTCCCCCTTCCGGAAAAGATTGGCCATGAAGAAAAAGCTCATCCCCGGCTGGCTTCTGATGGCGGGACTCGGCGGCTTCTCCCTGCTGATCCAAAACCTCATCACCGCGGGCGGCAAACACCCCCTGGAAGCCTCGGCCGTCGCCGTGATCCTGGGCCTCGTTCTGCGCAACTTCGGCCTCGTGCCGAAGATCTTCCTCCCCGGCCTCAAGCAGTTCGAGATGTTCCTCATCTGGGGCGTCATCCTCATCGGGGCCACCCTCAACTTCAGGGATTTCCGGACCCAAGGGGCGCGGATGCTGGCCGTCATCCTGGTCACCATGTTCGTCAGCTTCGTCGTCATCTACGCCCTGGCCAGGGTCTTCAAGCTCCCGGCCGCGCTTGCGACCCTGCTGGCCGTAGGGACGACCATCTGCGGCGGCTCGGCCATCGCCATCACCGCGCCGCTCATCAAAGCCCGCGAGGAGGAGACGAGCTACGCCATCGGCACCATCACCCTGTGGGGCCTTCTGGCGATCCTCGTCTATCCGCAGATCGCCCGGCTGCTGGGCGTCGGCGACGTCGCCTTCGGCGTCTTCGCCGGCACGGCCATCCACTCCACCCCGCAAGTCGTCGGGGCGGGGTTCATCTATTCCGACCTGGCCGGCCGGACCGCCACCGCCGTCAAGCTGGTCCGCAATTGCTTCATGGCCCCGCTGGCCTTCCTGATCGCCGCCGGCTGGACCCGAGCCCGGATCCGGGCCTCCCGGGATGAGAAGCGCCCGGTCAACGCGGCCAAGGCCTTCCCCTGGTTCTTGTTCGGCTTCTATCTCATGGCCGGGCTCAACACGGCCGGATACTTCACCCAAGCCGGCTTGGACGGCCTGACCTGGCTGGGCAAATTCCTGATCACCATCTCCATGGCCGGCATCGGGCTGAACACCCTGGTCAAAGCCTTCAAAGCCGTCGGGTTCAAACCCCTGCTGGTCGGCTTCCTCGGCGCGGTCGTCGTGGCCGGGGTGAGCGCGGGGATGATCGCTCTGCTGCTCTGATCCCGATCGGCCGGATTAAACGATCGTCCCGCCGCCGAGGACGA is from Candidatus Aminicenantes bacterium and encodes:
- a CDS encoding metal-sensitive transcriptional regulator → MTHPPKPPSDDAGRLRKIEGQVQGVRKMVDDGRYCIDILTQIRSIAGALAKVEENILARHLRTCVRDSLAGRDRDDQDRKIAEIVDVLGRFRARR
- a CDS encoding putative sulfate exporter family transporter, coding for MKKKLIPGWLLMAGLGGFSLLIQNLITAGGKHPLEASAVAVILGLVLRNFGLVPKIFLPGLKQFEMFLIWGVILIGATLNFRDFRTQGARMLAVILVTMFVSFVVIYALARVFKLPAALATLLAVGTTICGGSAIAITAPLIKAREEETSYAIGTITLWGLLAILVYPQIARLLGVGDVAFGVFAGTAIHSTPQVVGAGFIYSDLAGRTATAVKLVRNCFMAPLAFLIAAGWTRARIRASRDEKRPVNAAKAFPWFLFGFYLMAGLNTAGYFTQAGLDGLTWLGKFLITISMAGIGLNTLVKAFKAVGFKPLLVGFLGAVVVAGVSAGMIALLL
- a CDS encoding heavy metal translocating P-type ATPase, yielding MAPPTPREKNPAAPGATRLEIPVTGMSCANCARSVERALSDIEGVDEAGVNFASARASVLFSPRLVKAADLVQAVRRAGYEVASAKVEIAVQGLHCASCVRRVEEALLAVKGVLTAAVNLATNRATVEYLPNEIRRAEIEAAIEAAGYGVVRASDEGEEEDVEAALRDRDWRRLRSRFLFGLAFSAAVLIGSLGHLIPGFPAWLGSPLLLWALATPVQFWIGGRFYQGAWSAFRHRTADMNTLVAVGTSAAYGYSVAATVAPALFTRGGLKPDVYFDTSAVIITLILFGRLLEARAKGRTSDAIRRLIGLQPATAHVVRGPGEIEVPVRDVAVGDILVVRPGERIPVDGVVLKGKSAVDESMITGESLPVAKEAGGEVIGATMNKTGSFEFQATRVGRDTALAQIVRLVREAQGSKAPIQRLADRIAGVFVPVVISIAVLTFVLWFDFGPRPALTMALLNFVAVMIIACPCALGLATPTAIMVGTGKGAEHGILIKNGASLETAHKITTVVFDKTGTLTKGTPEVTDVVPAEGWTADALLSLMAAAERPSEHPLASAVVEAAGSRGLELEAAADFMALEGRGVEAVVGGRRVLVGTKALLESRGIDASGLAARGENLAGEGKTPVYAAADGRAAGLLGIADPLKDGAADAVAKLKGLGLEVVMLTGDHRRTAEAVARAAGVDRVRAELLPADKTAAIRALQAEGRRVAMVGDGINDAPALAQADVGIAIGTGTDVAMEAADITLIRGDLAGVARAIALSRRTIRTIKQNLFWAFFYNVIGIPVAAGLLYPFFGLLLNPMLASAAMAFSSVSVVSNSLRLRRFRPGD